The proteins below come from a single Takifugu flavidus isolate HTHZ2018 chromosome 6, ASM371156v2, whole genome shotgun sequence genomic window:
- the LOC130527538 gene encoding galectin-related protein-like, with translation MADSVRAPDRKKSEENQPSIRPAERDTERSLVVPFRGHIPGGLQPGKRIIMFGVVDPRPDRFYVALTGCCGTSGEPPSDVALELCIRFRDRQAIRRACMSGSWGDAERDVPFFPFIKDQPFKLEIRCERSRFRVFVDGEQLCNFQHRLTSLCHIDTMWIKGSVSVTKLA, from the exons ATGGCTGACAGCGTGCGAGCACCAGACAGGAAG aaaagtgaagaaaaccaGCCAAGCATTCgtcctgcagagagagacaCTGAGAGAAGTCTG gtggTTCCCTTCAGAGGTCACATCCCAGGTGGGCTGCAGCCAGGGAAGAGGATCATCATGTTCGGGGTGGTGGACCCTCGACCAGACAG GTTCTACGTTGCCTTGACTGGTTGTTGTGGAACTTCTGGGGAACCTCCATCCGACGTGGCGCTGGAGCTCTGCATCCGCTTCCGGGATCGCCAGGCGATCCGCCGAGCCTGCATGTCTGGATCCTGGGGGGATGCCGAGCGAGATGTCCCCTTCTTCCCCTTCATCAAAGACCAGCCTTTCAAG ctggagATTCGCTGCGAGCGGAGTCGTTTCCGTGTGTTCGTGGACGGCGAGCAGCTCTGCAACTTCCAGCACAGGCTGACGTCTCTCTGCCACATTGACACCATGTGGATCAAAGGCAGCGTCTCTGTGACTAAACTGGCCTAA
- the LOC130527473 gene encoding equilibrative nucleoside transporter 2-like produces the protein MEKKLVPPDSGQTVAVIIFMLGLGVLLPWNFFITASQYFNQRLSFTNSSSNSTAESTNDYNYDSWMVLLSQLPLLLFTLLNSLLYHCVRERLRVTFSLVGILLLFSLTAALVQVPMHPDTFFSVTLATIWFISTCGAVLQASLFGLVGLFPPRYSTLFMSGQGLAGIFAAVAMLLSIISNADKSTAAMAYFITPCVATVGMLVCYLLLPHLKFAGFFLNRRQHDSMQSEELLSSTALNSKNLEANVTDIRHSSGRHPSVPNVFRKIWLTAICVTCVFAVTLSVFPVIAVRVQTVYKDVVTWDKVFTCVCCFIVFNTMDLVGRSSVSIVQWPSRDSTLLPVAVLSRLIFIPLLMLCNVENSRLPTIFTHDGAFVAIMAAFAFSNGYLATLCMVYAPQLVRGKDCETAGSLMTFFLILGLAVGAAFSFLLGSLV, from the exons atggagaagaagctggttCCTCCTGATAG TGGTCAGACTGTCgctgtcatcatcttcatgcTTGGACTGGGAGTTTTGCTGCCCTGGAACTTCTTCATCACTGCTTCTCAG TACTTTAACCAGCGGCTCAGCTTTACCAACAGCAGCTCTAACAGCACAGCAGAATCCACCAACGACTACAACTACGACAGCTGGATGGTTCtgctctcccagctgcccctgctgctcttcacacTGCTCAACTCACTCCTGTACCATTg TGTGAGAGAGCGGCTCCGTGTGACCTTCAGCCTGGTTgggatcctcctcctcttctccctcacaGCAGCTCTGGTCCAAGTCCCAATGCACCCAGACACCTTCTTCTCTGTCACCTTGGCAACCATCTGGTTCATCAGCA CCTGTGGTGCGGTCCTCCAGGCCAGTCTCTTCGGCCTGGTGGGGCTCTTCCCTCCTCGCTACAGCACGCTGTTCATGAGCGGTCAGGGTCTGGCTGGGATCTTTGCCGCAGTCGCAATGCTCCTCTCCATCATCA GTAACGCAGATAAGAGCACAGCCGCAATGGCATACTTCATCACGCCGTGTGTGGCCACAGTGGGAATGCTGGTGTGctacctgctgctgcctcacctg AAATTTGCTGGTTTTTTCCTGAACAGACGTCAGCATGACAGCATGCAGTCAGAGGaactcctcagcagcaccg CCTTGAACAGCAAAAACCTGGAGGCCAACGTGACAGATATCCGCCATTCATCAGGTCGGCATCCATCCGTCCCGAACGTCTTCAGGAAG ATCTGGCTCACGGCGAtctgtgtgacctgtgtgttcGCCGTCACGTTGTCTGTGTTTCCTGTCATCGCAGTCCGAGTTCAGACTGTCTACAAGGACGTCGTCACCTGGG ACAAAGTCTTCACCTGCGTTTGCTGCTTCATCGTGTTCAACACCATGGACTTGGTCGGCCGCAGCTCCGTGTCAATCGTCCAGTGG CCGTCCAGAGACAGTACTCTGCTCCCTGTGGCCGTGCTGTCTCGCCTGATCTTCATCCCTCTGCTTATGCTCTGTAATGTGGAGAACTCCAGATTGCCCACCATTTTCACACATGACGGCGCCTTTGTGGCCATCATGGCGGCGTTTGCCTTCTCCAATGGCTATCTAGCAACCCTCTGCATGGTGTACGCGCCACA GCTGGTGCGAGGGAAGGACTGCGAGACAGCTGGCTCTCTCATgaccttcttcctcatcctgggTCTGGCAGTAGGAGCAGCCTTCTCCTTCTTGCTTGGAAGCCTGGTGTAG
- the LOC130527479 gene encoding E3 ubiquitin-protein ligase pellino homolog 1-like: MFSLGQDNTSSKGSVKYGELLVLGCNGALPSGDKGRRKSRFSLCRRNKANGVKPSTIHASCTPQAAKAISNKEQHSISYTLSRAQTVVVEYTHDGTSDMFQIGRSTETPIDFVVTDMAPMNQEGPLIQSTISRFACRIICQRNPPYSARIFAAGFDSSKNIFLGEKAAKWRMQDGLMDGLTTNGILVMHPHQGFSQGSKPGQWREISVCGNVFSLRETRSSQQRGRMVDPESNELVDGSLIDLCGATLLWRTAKGLATTPTVKHLEALRHELNAGRPQCPVGFNTLAFPSLRRKDVLDEKQPWAYLCCGHVHGYHGWGGHRDPECQERECPMCRARGSYVPLWLGCEAGFYVDAESPTHSFVPCGHVCSEKTAMYWSQILLPHGTHAFHAACPFCIQPLEESSCVRLIFQSPLD; encoded by the exons ATGTTCTCGCTGGGTCAGGACAACACGTCCAGCAAAGGCTCAGTCAAGTatggagagctgctggtgctggg GTGTAATGGTGCTCTGCCCAGTGGCGACAAGGGGAGGCGGAAGAGTCGCTTTTCACTGTGTCGCAGAAACAAGGCCAATGGCGTGAAGCCCAGCACCATCCATGCATCCTGCACGCCACAGGCGGCCAAG GCGATCAGCAACAAGGAGCAGCACAGCATCTCCTACACACTGTCCCGGGCTCAGACAGTGGTGGTGGAGTACACGCATGACGGCACCAGCGACATGTTTCAG ATTGGCCGTTCTACCGAGACTCCCATCGACTTCGTGGTGACTGACATGGCCCCCATGAACCAAGAGGGTCCTCTGATTCAGAGTACTATCTCCCGCTTTGCCTGCCGCATAATTTGCCAGAGAAACCCGCCCTACTCTGCACGCATCTTTGCTGCAGGCTTCGACTCCTCCAAGAACATCTTCCTCGGG GAAAAGGCAGCTAAGTGGAGGATGCAGGATGGGCTGATGGACGGACTGACCACCAACGGCATCTTGGTGATGCACCCACACCAGGGTTTCAGCCAAGGTTCTAAACCAGGCCAGTGGAGGGAAATCTCCGTCTGTGGCAACGTCTTCTCACTGCGAGAGACCCGATCTTCACAGCAGAGAGGCAGAATG GTGGACCCAGAGTCTAACGAGTTGGTGGACGGCTCTCTCATCGACCTGTGCGGGGCCACCCTGCTGTGGCGGACAGCCAAGGGCCTGGCGACCACACCCACTGTGAAGCACCTGGAGGCGCTGCGGCATGAGCTGAATGCAGGGCGGCCGCAGTGCCCGGTGGGGTTTAACACTCTAGCCTTCCCCAGCCTTCGCCGCAAGGACGTCCTGGATGAGAAGCAGCCCTGGGCGTACCTGTGCTGTGGTCACGTGCACGGCTACCACGGCTGGGGTGGGCACCGTGACCCTGAGTGCCAGGAACGCGAGTGCCCCATGTGTCGGGCACGGGGCTCCTACGTGCCACTGTGGCTCGGCTGTGAGGCGGGCTTCTACGTGGACGCTGAGTCCCCCACCCACTCCTTTGTTCCCTGTGGCCACGTGTGCTCTGAGAAGACGGCAATGTACTGGAGTCAGATCCTGCTGCCCCACGGCACCCACGCCTTCCACGCCGCCTGTCCGTTCTGCATCCAGCCGCTGGAGGAGTCCAGTTGTGTCAGACTCATCTTTCAAAGCCCGCTGGACTAG
- the vps54 gene encoding vacuolar protein sorting-associated protein 54 has product MASSNSSSFPHGARDGIFLKPQEPAPLCCKPVQSLPDVCPKEPTGEGRGLCAGPSVVPEHDRWTVYSSKVNLPAALNDPRLAKRESDFFTKTWGLDFAEAEVMPSFCLPNITREHFGLYVQEMLQRERIHERCKTICPIKEDVDAISSMTTNHDKPRAELEKVPKIFMKPDFALEDPATFNAVLPWSHFNSAGGKSSRDVSSSKLLQEKMSHYLDVVEVSIAQQISLRSEAFFHAMSSQHELQDRLQETQCAVAVLRSRTTAIDRVMCQGPLQALRIALTRSNCVKLHNKLKLMAAVHQTQPTVQLLLSTSEFVGALELISTTKEVLQQELQGIHSFRHLGSQLCELEKLIDKMMVEDFSMYVRGDMSRSLREEPQVLEKERLESLVFGLLRQRKLDFLDTYSDEIMVSAKAIVAQCVAEALVHIEGIDSEVVTKFAEQMRVMTFPQWFQLLKNIFESFLLFLQRIKATLNIIRNVVLEVQLSGQKRVPGDLGSESQTRESQANSPLLLQGEAELAYLTHEGLFISDALNEVQQQVRDHNQDPVTSSRGQQSQAEALGCDSTSEVVETPVGREPSLMPGETTMPTELELKRIMTNIQDLLYSASDISHDRCVKVLTARAKDGSLERLSVAEFVCLSQVVEAFAKDTEELCGRHSVSLRGALQSQANRFVHRFHDERKNKLSLLLDNERWKQAEVPAEFQDLVNSIADGRITLPERKIPDLEERKPAEFLLVDGQKYAVVGTVLLLIRIFLEYCQCVNDIPSIATDMLTRLSDLLKHFNSRSCQLVLGAGALQVVGLKTITTKNLALASRCLQLVVHYIPIIRAHFETKLQSKQFSILRHFDHITKDYNDHIAEVSAKLVAIMDSLFEKVLSKYEVKAPMPSLCFRNVCKQMAKMHEAIYELLPEEQTQMLFLRINGSFKMHLKRQLARLGVINDGGPQHGLVVVDVAFYTENIQGLKSLEHLDLNMAEIWEQKR; this is encoded by the exons ATGGCCTCCAGCAACAGTTCCTCATTTCCACATGGAGCCCGAGATGGGATCTTCCTCAAGCCGCAGGAGCCCGCTCCTCTGTGCTGCAAGCCTGTCCAGTCTTTGCCTGACGTCTGCCCCAAGGAACCCACAG GTGAGGGACGTGGCCTATGTGCCGGCCCCTCCGTGGTTCCAGAACACGACAGGTGGACAGTCTACAGCTCTAAAGTCAACCTCCCCGCTGCGCTCAACGATCCGCGGCTCGCCAAGCGCGAATCCGACTTCTTCACTAAAACATGGGGATTGGACTTCGCCGAGGCCGAGGTCATGCCCTCATTCTGCCTCCCCAATATCACCAGAGAGCACTTTGGTCTGTACGTGCAGGAGATGTTGCAG AGGGAAAGAATCCATGAACGCTGTAAAACCATCTGTCCCATTAAAGAGGATGTGGACGCCATCTCCAGTATGACCACCAATCACG ATAAACCCAGAGCTGAGCTGGAGAAAGTCCCCAAG atcttcatgaagccTGACTTTGCTCTGGAGGACCCGGCCACCTTCAACGCCGTTCTGCCCTGGTCGCACTTCAACAGCGCCGGCGGGAAGAGCAGCCGAGACGTGTCCTCGTCCAAACTTCTGCAGGAGAAG ATGAGTCACTACCTGGACGTGGTGGAGGTCAGCATCGCCCAGCAGATCTCACTGCGCTCTGAGGCCTTCTTCCACGCCATGTCTTCGCAGCACGAGCTGCAGGACAGACTACAGGAGACGCAGTGCGCTGTAGCCGTGCTGCGCAGCCGCACCACTGCCATTGATCGTGTCATGTGCCAGGGGCCTCTGCAGGCACTTCGCATCGCCCTCACCCGTAGCAACTGTGTGAAGCTACACAACAAGCTGAAGCTGATGGCGGCGGTGCACCAGACCCAGCCCACCGTGCAGCTACTGCTCTCCACCTCAGAGTTTGTCGGAGCACTGGAGCTCATCTCAACCACCAAGGAGGTGCTGCAGCAAGAGCTTCAGGGGATCCACAGTTTCAG ACATCTGGGCTCACAGCTGtgtgagctggagaagctgattgATAAGATGATGGTGGAAGATTTCAGCATGTACGTCCGCGGCGACATGAGCCGCAGCCTGAGGGAGGAGCCGCAGGTCCTGGAGAAG GAGCGCCTAGAGTCTCTGGTGTTCGGCCTGCTGAGACAGAGGAAGCTGGACTTTCTGGATACTTACAGTGACGAGATTATGGTGTCTGCGAAGGCCATCGTCGCCCAG TGTGTAGCTGAGGCTCTCGTGCACATTGAAGGAATCGACAGCGAAGTCGTCACAAA GTTTGCTGAGCAGATGCGTGTGATGACCTTTCCTCAGTGGTTCCAGCTGCTGAAAAACATCTTTGAGAGTTTTCTACTCTTCCTGCAGAGGATCAAG gccACCCTGAACATCATAAGAAATGTAGTCCTGGAGGTTCAGCTCTCGGGTCAGAAACGGGTCCCGGGTGATTTGGGTTCAGAGTCTCAAACGCGGGAGTCTCAAGCAAACAGCCCTTTGCTTCTGCAGGGGGAGGCCGAGCTGGCCTACCTCACACATGAGGGTCTCTTTATCAGTGACGCTCTGAATgaggtccagcagcaggtccgGGACCACAATCAGGACCCAGTCACCAGCTCCAGGGGTCAACAGAGCCAGGCCGAGGCCCTTGGCTGTGACTCCACCTCTGAGGTTGTGGAGACGCCAGTTGGCAGGGAGCCGAGCTTAAT GCCTGGTGAGACCACGATGCCCACTGAGCTCGAGTTGAAGCGCATCATGACTAACATCCAGGACCTACTGTACTCGGCCTCTGATATCAGCCATGACCGCTGCGTCAAGGTCCTGACAGCCCGGGCCAAG GATGGCTCCCTGGAGCGTCTGAGTGTGGCAGAATTCGTGTGTCTGTCTCAGGTGGTGGAGGCCTTTGCCAAGGACACAGAGGAGCTGTGCGGTAGGCACAGCGTCTCGCTAAGGGGGGCGTTACAGAGCCAGGCCAACCGCTTCGTCCACCGCTTCCACGATGAGCGCAAGAACAAGCTCAG CCTCCTCCTGGATAACGAGCGCTGGAAGCAGGCAGAGGTTCCTGCTGAGTTCCAGGATCTGGTCAACAGCATCGCAGACGGGAGGATTACCCTCCCAGAGCGTAAGATCCCAG atttggaggagaggaagcctgCAGAGTTCCTGCTGGTTGATGGTCAGAAGTACGCCGTTGTTGG gaCGGTTCTGCTGCTGATCCGGATTTTTCTGGAATACTGTCAGTGTGTCAATGACATCCCATCCATCGCCACTGACATGCTGACACGCCTGTCAGACCTGTTGAAG CACTTCAATTCCCGGAGCTGCCAGCTGGTCCTGGGAGCCGGAGCGCTGCAGGTGGTCGGACTGAAGACCATCACCACCAAAAACCTGG cattgGCCTCGCGCTGCCTGCAGCTGGTTGTTCACTACATTCCCATCATCAGAGCTCACTTTGAGACCAAATTGCAGTCAAAACAGTTTAGCATCCTCCGACACTTTGACCACATTACCAAG GACTACAATGACCACATTGCAGAGGTTTCTGCCAAACTGGTGGCCATCATGGACAGCCTGTTTGAGAAGGTTTTGTCAAAG tATGAGGTGAAAGCTCCGATGCCATCGCTCTGCTTCAGAAACGTCTGTAAGCAGATGGCGAAAATGCACGAAGCCATTTATGAGCTGCTTCCTGAGGAGCAGACTCAG ATGTTGTTCTTGAGGATCAACGGCAGCTTTAAGATGCACCTTAAGAGGCAGCTTGCTCGACTGGGTGTTATTAATGACGGAGGGCCTCAGCAcgg GCTGGTGGTCGTGGACGTGGCGTTCTACACAGAGAACATTCAAGGGCTGAAGAGCCTTGAACATCTAGACTTGAACATGGCAGAGATCTGGGAGCAGAAGAGGTGA
- the ugp2a gene encoding UDP-glucose pyrophosphorylase 2a isoform X2, which yields MTEFQEKLRQQHEESLHRELEALLSTANHADAQSSRKDFQGFQKLFHRFLQVKGPSVEWSKINRPPEQSVQPYEKIKAKGLPADISTCLSKLAVVKLNGGLGTSMGCKGPKSLISVRNENTFLDLTVQQIEHLNKTFNTDVPLVLMNSFNTDDDTKKILQKYKHHRVNIHTFNQSRYPRINKESLLPIAKNMAVNGENAEAWYPPGHGDIYSSFSNSGLLDKLITEGKEYIFVSNIDNLGATVDLFILHHLMSQPADKRCEFIMEVTDKTRADVKGGTLIQYDDHLRLLEIAQVPKAHVDEFKSVTKFKIFNTNNLWISLPAIRRLQDKNALDMEIIVNPKTLEGGLNVIQLETAVGAAIKSFSNAMGVNVPRSRFLPVKTSSDLLLVMSNLYSLDAGSLTMSKRREFPTTPHVKLGSSFTKVQEFLSRFDNIPDMLELDHLTVSGDVTFGKNVSLKGTVIIIANHGDRIDIPAGAMLENKIVSGNLRILDH from the exons ATGACGGAGTTCCAGGAGAAGCTTCGGCAGCAGCATGAGGAGTCGCTGCACCGTGAGCTAGAGGCACTGCTCAGTACCGCCAACCATGCTGACGCACAG agcagcagaaaagactTCCAAGGCTTCCAGAAGCTCTTTCACAGGttcctgcaggtcaaaggtcctTCAGTGGAATGGTCCAAGATCAATCGGCCACCGGAGCAGTCG GTTCAACCTTATGAGAAGATCAAAGCcaaaggacttcctgctgacatcagcaCCTGCCTCAGCAAGCTGGCGGTGGTCAAGCTCAACGGGGGACTGGGCACCAGCATGGGCTGCAAAGGCCCCAAGAGTCTGATCAGCGTTCGCAATGAGAACACCTTCCTGGACCTGACGGTGCAGCAGATCGAG CACTTAAACAAGACGTTCAACACAGACGTTCCGCTGGTGCTCATGAACTCCTTCAATACTGATGATGATACCAAGAAGATCCTCCAGAAATACAAACATCACCGTGTCAACATCCACACCTTCAACCAGAGCAG gtatcCAAGGATCAACAAGGAGTCACTGCTGCCGATAGCCAAGAACATGGCTGTGAATGGCGAGAACGCAGAGGCCTGGTACCCACCGGGACATGGAGACATCTACTCCAGCTTCTCCAACTCAGGACTGTTGGACAAACTAATCACAGAAGGGAAGGAGTACATCTTTGTGTCCAACATTGACAACCTGGGTGCCACCGTCGACCTCTTCATCCTGCACCACCTGATGAGCCAGCCAGCTGACAAACGTTGCGAGTTCATAATGGAGGTCACCGACAAGACCAGAGCTGACGTCAAG ggcgGCACGCTGATCCAGTACGACGACCACCTGAGGCTGCTGGAGATCGCTCAGGTCCCAAAGGCCCACGTGGACGAGTTCAAGTCCGTCACCAAGTTCAAGATCTTCAACACCAACAACCTGTGGATCTCACTGCCTGCCATCAGGAGACTGCAGGACAAGAATGCCCTGGACATGGAGATCATTGTCAACCCAAAG ACGCTGGAAGGTGGCTTGAATGTCATCCAACTGGAGACCGCGGTGGGCGCTGCTATCAAGAGCTTTAGCAACGCCATGGGCGTGAACGTGCCGCGCAGCCGCTTCTTGCCTGTGAAGACGtcctctgatctgctgctggtgatgtccAACCTGTACAGCCTGGATGCCGGCTCGCTCACCATGAGCAAGAGGAGAGAGTTCCCCACAACTCCACATGTCAagctgggcagctccttcaccaAA GTCCAGGAgtttctgtccaggtttgacaaCATCCCAGATATGTTGGAGCTGGACCACCTGACCGTGTCGGGCGACGTCACCTTCGGGAAGAACGTCTCTCTCAAG GGAACCGTCATCATCATAGCCAACCATGGCGACCGAATAGATATTCCAGCTGGAGCCATGCTGGAGAACAAGATCGTCTCAGGAAACCTGCGCATCCTCGACcactga
- the ugp2a gene encoding UDP-glucose pyrophosphorylase 2a isoform X1: MYLSLVGLTRGGAMTEFQEKLRQQHEESLHRELEALLSTANHADAQSSRKDFQGFQKLFHRFLQVKGPSVEWSKINRPPEQSVQPYEKIKAKGLPADISTCLSKLAVVKLNGGLGTSMGCKGPKSLISVRNENTFLDLTVQQIEHLNKTFNTDVPLVLMNSFNTDDDTKKILQKYKHHRVNIHTFNQSRYPRINKESLLPIAKNMAVNGENAEAWYPPGHGDIYSSFSNSGLLDKLITEGKEYIFVSNIDNLGATVDLFILHHLMSQPADKRCEFIMEVTDKTRADVKGGTLIQYDDHLRLLEIAQVPKAHVDEFKSVTKFKIFNTNNLWISLPAIRRLQDKNALDMEIIVNPKTLEGGLNVIQLETAVGAAIKSFSNAMGVNVPRSRFLPVKTSSDLLLVMSNLYSLDAGSLTMSKRREFPTTPHVKLGSSFTKVQEFLSRFDNIPDMLELDHLTVSGDVTFGKNVSLKGTVIIIANHGDRIDIPAGAMLENKIVSGNLRILDH, encoded by the exons ATGTATCTTTCTTTAGTTG GTCTGACCAGAGGAGGAGCCATGACGGAGTTCCAGGAGAAGCTTCGGCAGCAGCATGAGGAGTCGCTGCACCGTGAGCTAGAGGCACTGCTCAGTACCGCCAACCATGCTGACGCACAG agcagcagaaaagactTCCAAGGCTTCCAGAAGCTCTTTCACAGGttcctgcaggtcaaaggtcctTCAGTGGAATGGTCCAAGATCAATCGGCCACCGGAGCAGTCG GTTCAACCTTATGAGAAGATCAAAGCcaaaggacttcctgctgacatcagcaCCTGCCTCAGCAAGCTGGCGGTGGTCAAGCTCAACGGGGGACTGGGCACCAGCATGGGCTGCAAAGGCCCCAAGAGTCTGATCAGCGTTCGCAATGAGAACACCTTCCTGGACCTGACGGTGCAGCAGATCGAG CACTTAAACAAGACGTTCAACACAGACGTTCCGCTGGTGCTCATGAACTCCTTCAATACTGATGATGATACCAAGAAGATCCTCCAGAAATACAAACATCACCGTGTCAACATCCACACCTTCAACCAGAGCAG gtatcCAAGGATCAACAAGGAGTCACTGCTGCCGATAGCCAAGAACATGGCTGTGAATGGCGAGAACGCAGAGGCCTGGTACCCACCGGGACATGGAGACATCTACTCCAGCTTCTCCAACTCAGGACTGTTGGACAAACTAATCACAGAAGGGAAGGAGTACATCTTTGTGTCCAACATTGACAACCTGGGTGCCACCGTCGACCTCTTCATCCTGCACCACCTGATGAGCCAGCCAGCTGACAAACGTTGCGAGTTCATAATGGAGGTCACCGACAAGACCAGAGCTGACGTCAAG ggcgGCACGCTGATCCAGTACGACGACCACCTGAGGCTGCTGGAGATCGCTCAGGTCCCAAAGGCCCACGTGGACGAGTTCAAGTCCGTCACCAAGTTCAAGATCTTCAACACCAACAACCTGTGGATCTCACTGCCTGCCATCAGGAGACTGCAGGACAAGAATGCCCTGGACATGGAGATCATTGTCAACCCAAAG ACGCTGGAAGGTGGCTTGAATGTCATCCAACTGGAGACCGCGGTGGGCGCTGCTATCAAGAGCTTTAGCAACGCCATGGGCGTGAACGTGCCGCGCAGCCGCTTCTTGCCTGTGAAGACGtcctctgatctgctgctggtgatgtccAACCTGTACAGCCTGGATGCCGGCTCGCTCACCATGAGCAAGAGGAGAGAGTTCCCCACAACTCCACATGTCAagctgggcagctccttcaccaAA GTCCAGGAgtttctgtccaggtttgacaaCATCCCAGATATGTTGGAGCTGGACCACCTGACCGTGTCGGGCGACGTCACCTTCGGGAAGAACGTCTCTCTCAAG GGAACCGTCATCATCATAGCCAACCATGGCGACCGAATAGATATTCCAGCTGGAGCCATGCTGGAGAACAAGATCGTCTCAGGAAACCTGCGCATCCTCGACcactga